GAAAATTTTTTAGCCAATTTTGGCTGTGGGAAGCCAAAATTTGTGACTGAACTGCATTCATTTTGCAAAATCAATTCATTTCAAAATGAAAAATACAGATTAAAAATCGGCAAATCTGTAACCACCTGAGGCAACGACTTGGCATAGCCCAAGCACTCATAAATGACCCCGACTTTTTGATATTTGATGAACCAACATCAGGACTTGATCCCCGTACAACTCATGAAGTGAGAGGTATTGTTCAATCGCTTACTAAAAAAAACATAACACTCATTCTTTCATCTCATCTGCTTCATGAAGTACAACAAATATGCGATACGGTTGCAATCATAGACAAAGGCAAACTTATTAAAAAGGACAAGATTAGTAATCTGATAAATGAAACAAAAGCAAAGGGTATTCAACTCACAATTACCTGCTTGAATCTTACCGATGAAATCGTTAAAACAGTCGAAGCGGTAAAGGGCGTTGAATACGTGAGTGCAGAGGGAAAAAATATTGTCGTTTACATCCGCGACGAACAAGTGGCAGCAGATATTAACGCTGCAATAATAAATGCTGGAGGGAGAATCACAAAGATGGAAGAATCAACGCCAAACCTCGAAGAAATATTTCTTAAACTAACTGGAGGGGATTAAAATGAATATTTCTTTTGCGTCCGT
This region of Candidatus Thermoplasmatota archaeon genomic DNA includes:
- a CDS encoding DUF4162 domain-containing protein, which gives rise to MNDPDFLIFDEPTSGLDPRTTHEVRGIVQSLTKKNITLILSSHLLHEVQQICDTVAIIDKGKLIKKDKISNLINETKAKGIQLTITCLNLTDEIVKTVEAVKGVEYVSAEGKNIVVYIRDEQVAADINAAIINAGGRITKMEESTPNLEEIFLKLTGGD